One Heyndrickxia oleronia genomic window, GGGAAAAGAGCTTTAACAAAAAAAGGAGTGAGATTATGTCTAATCAACAATCAAAAAAAACATTACCAAAACAACATCAAACACAGCAACCTGGTGTAGAAACAGAAATGAACCCAATCCCTAAATCAATCAATCCAGGTTATAAAGGTAGTGGAAAACTTTCGGGAAAAACAGCGATTATTACAGGAGGAGATAGTGGAATTGGTAAAGCTGTTGCTATCTATTTCGCTAAAGAAGGCGCTGATATTGCCATTTGTTATTTAAATGAAGATCAAGATGCACAAAATACTAAAGAATTAGTTGAAAAAGAGGGGAAAAAGTGCTTATTAATTCAGGGAGATTTAGGAGATGAAACGCACTGCAAAACTGCTATTAAACAAGTAATTGAACAGTTTGGAAAGATAGATATACTAGTTAATAACGCTGCAGAACAGCATCCACAACAAAGTATTTTAAATATTACTAAGGAACAATTATTGAGGACGTTCCAAACGAATATTTTTTCTTATTTTTTCATGGTACAAGCTGCCCTTCCACACTTAAAAAATGGGAGTAGTATTATTAATACTGCTTCGATTACAGCATATGGAGGAAATAAACAATTGATTGATTATTCCTCTACGAAAGGAGCAGTCGTCTCTTTTACAAGATCACTATCACTTTCTCTTATAGGTAATGGAATTCGAGTGAATGGTGTCGCACCAGGTCCTATTTGGACACCACTTATTCCATCAACATTTTCCTCTGAACAGGTAGAACATTTTGGAGCGGATGTACCAATGAGTAGACCGGGACAACCATTTGAACTTGCCCCAGCATATGTATATTTAGCATCCGATGATTCTAGCTATGTTTCAGGTCAGATTATTCATGTGAATGGTGGTACGATCATAAATGGTTAGCGGATAGAAGGAATAAAAAAATGAAAAGATAGGGATGCTCATTTTAATACCAACCCTATCTTTTCATTTTTTATTGTACTTTTTTGTTCTTTCCGCGTTTACGGACAGTAACGACAAATAGTATAAATGCGACCCAGATAGCAACAAGGACGGCAATCATTACGTAGTTAATACCTGTTTTCTCTACAACATTGTAGATTTCGGATGTTTCCCTGTCTAATGCAAGCTTGAAAACACCATTATCTTCTCTTTCAATTCCCCCACTAATTAATCCTCTTAATTCCTTATTATCTTGTAATTTATCTTGCGAAATGTTGACTATTTGAGTTTTATCCGTATTATTGATTGCAACAATATTGATTTTGCCTTTGTATTCTCTTTTAAAAACCACCATTCCATCTTTATCATAAATGGTTTTCATCGTTCCCCTTCTAAGGGCTGGTTGCATCTGACGAATTTCCCCAATCATTGTCATGTAATCGATTAATTCTTTATCCGCGCGAAAATTCATCATTTGGCGATTTTCTGGAGCATTACCACCATCGACAGCAATCTCTGTTCCATAATAAACGATTGGTATTTCAGGCTGTGTATATAAATAGGTCAATGCCAGCTTCCATCTTGTACCAGGAAAAAGATTATTATTAACCATATCCCGTGTATATCGCTTCATATTTGGATTATCATAAAAAGCACCGATCAAATTTGCATTTTTATATGTTTCTTTATGTTGATTTATGATATCAAGTACTGGCTTAATTGGCTGATTAATATTGGAAAAAGCATCACGCATCGGTTGATTTAAGTTATGATCCATCATTCCGTCAAAGCCTGCTTTTTCATGATTTTTAATTAACGAATTTGAACTAACTTCTCCCAGTAAATATAAATCACTCTTTTTTGATTTTACAGTTGAAGAGAATTCCTTCCAAAATGATTCCGGAAAATGATCAGCGTCACTTAGAAAATATCCATCTATATCTGTTTGATTAACCCACCATTTAGCTGCATCAATTAAATACTGTTTCACTTGAGAATTTTCCTGATTCAATACAGGCAATTGATCTTTTGTTGTTCCATTAAACCAGTCCTTTTTAGCCGAATCTTGGACAAGTGAATTTTCCGGGCTTACTTGATAAGTTGGAAAATCAATTATTATTTTCATATCACGATTATGTACTTCTTTAACTAGCTTCTTAAATGATTTTAATGAACCAAAATGCTCTTCTGTCTTATAATAGTCTTTAATTCGTGAACCATCGTACCCTTTATCATCATTATCGAAAATGGGTGAAAGCATGACAGTTGTAAAACCTAGATCCTCCAGGTAATCTAATTTGTCGATAATTCCTTGAAAGTCACCACCTTGATACCCTAATGGGTTCAATGCATTTACGTTTTTATCATTACTAGAATCCCCATTATTAAATCGATCAACGATTAAATAATATATCATTTGATCCTGCCAATCTTGCTCTTCTACACCCGCCGCATGAACTGGTACTGAATAAAAAAGAAGAAGCAGAGTAAAGCAGAATGCTAAAACCTTTTTAAGCATAAAATATCCTCCTAAATAATTCCTCGAATTAAGATTATCCTTTCTAGAATCTAACGTCAAACTAATACAGTGAAATTAAAAGAAAAATAGCCTACAAATTTGAATTTTATATGACACATCTTTGTCTACTGCAATAGAAGTAGTCCGGAATAATTTAATTTTTATTACGTAAAGACTGTATGAATTTCCCGTTGATTGTCCAAAACGATGATAGACGATTGAATATTGGAGGTTTATTTGATGGGACAATTACAAAGAATGCAGCTTATAGAGCATCAATCAAGGGCCTTTTTAGAAGGGGTGATTGAGAATATTAATGATCAATGGGTATTTTTTGATTATGAGACTGATGAAGCGATGATGCTTGAACACTATATCGATCAAGAAATTGAAATCTATTTTCAGCATAAATGGATTAAAGGAATATTAGAAGAAGATGGTCGTCTCAATCATAAAAATGAAACGATTTTTCTATTGGATAAAATGAAGGTAAGAATGAGAAAGCAGATCGTTTTTTCACTGCAAATGTTATTGGATGAGTTTGATGATGATGTATTTTTACAGTTTCTTTCCACGCTAAACACATTGGATTTTTCCATTTATGATTGTATTTTTTGTCATAATCATCTTTCATTTTTAGATAATCTTGATAAAAAACAAGGGGTAAATATTCTTATTTTTGATAATGAAGAATCTGTTGTTGCGGTTCAACACCATTTTATTTATGAAAATGAAAAACAAGATCGATTTGAATTCACTTTGAGTACAGGTAAAAGAGTGGTTATTGATAAAATGTTAAAATAAACGGAGCCTAAGCTCCGTTTATTTATATCATTATGCTATGTTGATGATTCAACCATTCCTTTAATTGATCAGGGAATAACGGTTTTTCAATAAAGTAGCCTTGTAAAAAATCACAATTCATTCCTTCTAAAATTTCTAGCTGCTGCGTTGTTTCAATTCCTTCTGCTGTAACTTGTAAGCCGAGCCCGTGTCCCATTGTCATAATTGATTTTACAATGGCAAAATCAGGAGTATTTACATCTAAATTCTGAATAAATGAACGATCGATCTTTAAAATATGGATCGGCAAATTTTTCAAATAGCTCAAGGAAGAATAACCAGTTCCAAAATCATCAATCGAAATTTTCACACCAATATTCGTAAGTGCTTTCATGACTTCTATTGTTTTTTGTGAATCATTTAGCATGACTGTTTCTGTTAATTCTAGATGAAGATAGTTAGGATGCAGTCCTGAATATGCTAGTGCATTCTTTACCTCTTCAATAAACCATCGGTTTTGAAATTGAAAAGCAGAAACATTTATTGATATACTTACATCAGTTAATCCTTCATTATGCCAATCTACAACCTGTTTACAAGCCGTTTTCAATACCCATTTCCCAATTGAATGGATTAAACCCGTTTCTTCGGCTATTGGAATAAACTCTAAAGGTGGAACTATTCCTCTTTGAGGATGCTGCCAACGGATTAGCGCTTCACAAGTTATCAGCTTTCTAGTCCCCTTTTCAACGATTGGCTGGTACAAAAGGTATAATTCATTATTTTTCAAAGCACGCCGTAGATCACTTTCCAGCTCTAAACGTTTAATGGTTTCATCATTCATTTCATCAGAAAAGAAAATCCATTCATTCCCGCCTTGGAGCTTTGCTCGATTTAAGGCAATATCAGCATTCTTCATTAATATATCACTATCATATCCGTCATAAGGATACATACTAACTCCAATGCTCGCTGTTATAAAGAACTCCTTATCTTGAAATTTGAAAGGTAATTGTATGGCTTCTAATAATAATTTACACATACTAGTGACATATTCAGGGCTTGAATTTTTCGTTAATAAAATAGTGAATTTATCACTTCCAAATCTTCCTACATAAGCCCCTGTTAAAAGACAATTTTTTATTCTTACTGCCATTTCCTTTAAAAACAGATCGCCAGCATCATGTCCAAGTGCATCATTAATCATATTAAACCGATTAAAATCAACAAACAGAACAGCTAAAGTCCGTTTTTTCTTTTTAGCTCTCTCTAACATCCGATCAATAATTTCTTTAAATTTATTACGATTAGGTAACCCTGTTTCCTCATCATAATTAGCTAATTGTGTGATTTTCCTTTCAAATTCCAAGTTCTCTGTTATGTCTCTTCCAATTCCATATATCCCTACACATTCATTATTCACAGTTATCGGGATATTTTTTATATGATAATACGAAGCTTTGCCATTCTTCGTATATATTTCAATGTCATAATACTGAGGTTTACCATCAATTGTTCGATGAAAATGTCTTTTGATTCGATTTACATCTGCCTCTTGAACTAATTTTAACGCAGATTTTCCTAACAACTCTTCTTGTGCATATCCTAAGTTTTTAAGAAAAACAGGGTTCATACTAGTAAAATTCCCTCTTAAGTCTGTAGAATAAATCATATCTGTATTATTATTAAATAATGAACGATATTGTTCTTCTGATATTTTCATCTCATTATTTAGAGCCTTAATATCTTGTGACGAAGCATTGATTAAATTTGATAGAGTGACGAATGTATGAGCATAATCAGGCATATGGTAATGAAGATCTGGTACCATTTTGCTTTTTTCCTTAGCTTCGGAAAAGGCTAGATAGGACATTGAATGAGAAAATATTTGTGGAAATCCTCCTTGCCGCTTGGCAATTTCTCCATTACAAAAAACCCCACTAACCGGCGCATTCATAGCTAAGGATTTTAACTCAAATTGTGTTAATCCCTCAATCCCTTTCATTCGTGTGATACTATGGAAAACAAACACAGAATCAATTTTCTGCAACTTTAAGTTCTTTAGTTGTTTAATAGATGAATTTACTTGGCTCTCAATATTTGGAATAGCGAATGTTATTTCTTCCCCCTCAAAAATAGGGTCACTTACCTGGATTCCACCAAAATCTACGATTCTTTTAATAAAAAATTCCTTTTTCTTCCCATTTCTATGAATCAGTAACGGAAATTCCAAGCCGGAATATGGCAATCGGTTAATAAATCCTTGTCCCAAATAAGTCTTTAATACTTGTACTGGCTTTTTCCCATCAATTTCATATATTCGTTGATTTTTTGATTTTGTAACAGTAAATGTACTTCCAATCTCCTGCCAGTCAGCATTAACCATTGTTTTTACATAAAGGTTCTGATTATCTAATGAAGCAACAGCTATCCCATGACTAGTTATCCCCTGCTGTGTCACTATAAAAGAATGATGGCTAGCCTCTTCTGCCATTACCCCTCCTACAATATGAATGTCTGGACTCCATTCATAAATACCTGATAGAACGTCATTTAGAAGAGAATAATGGTGACTTGCGAGTACAATTAATACCTTTGTTTCAGAGTTTACTAGTTCTTTCACAATCGTTTGTCCAAGCTGAAACCCATTCGTATCTTCTTGGATAGTAAATAAATTGGAATGAATATTCGTTTTATCAAAAACAGTAAAGGTGAGGATTGGCTTTCTCTCTGAAACCCGACCATCTATAATTTCTCCACGGGAATTGCCACCAATCAATTTTGCTTTCGGAAGATGCTTTAAGAGAGTATTTCGTAATGTGTCCAATTCCTGACCTTCCATTTGTGAAACATAGGCTTGTATCAATAAAGTTGGATATTGTGCTAACTCATGATCATTAATAAACTTTATTAATTGCCCTTCATTTTCATAAATTAGTTGAAATGACGTTGCCATGGTGTCAATCCACCACCTTAATTGTCGAAATTTTGGTTATCTTTACACTTATTTTACAGGATAAACTTCCTACTGTCACTAAGACCAAAATAAAAAAGCGTCATCGCTTTTCAGCTAATGACGCTTTCTATTATCCAAATGGATGTAATCCCATACGTAGTTTAACAAATCCTAGATATAGAACAGCTACGAAGAAAATGATGAATAATAACCAGAAAAGACCTGTGCCTTTTCCTTTCTTAATACGAGTTAAAATCATTTCCATCATTCCAATGACAAGTAAACCACCTAATAATTTCATTCCGTATAGTGCAGGACCAAATGTTGACTGGAATTTAAAGAATAGAATTCCACCTGTGATAATGACTAATATGTAAAATAATCTTAGAATCATGTGAACAATCTTAGAGCCTTTTGTATTTCCACTTTTATAAAGTGCAAATGCAATGACAAACAAGATGATTGCAATGACCCATGTCGTAACATGTGCATGTGTTGTATACATTTATTTAACCTCCTAAAGTTTTATGTGCTTCAAACATCTTATCATAAGAAGAGTATTGAAGATATATCCTGTATTCTATTGTACTTTATTTGTCAAAGTTCCAATCCCCTCGATACTAATATCAATTCGATCGTTCTTTTTCAAAAATTTAGGTGGATTGAATCCTTTCCCTACTCCAGAAGGTGTTCCTGTAGCAATGATGTCTCCTGGTTCTAATGTCATCCCTTTGGATAAAGTAGAAATAATGGTTTCAATGGAAAAAATAAAATGTTTTGTATTTGAATTTTGACGAATTTCATCATTGACTTTCGTTGTAATTGTTAAATCATTGGGACTAGAAATAGCCGAATGATGAACAATCCATGGTCCAATTGGACAAGATGTATCTAAACTTTTTCCAATAAAAAACTGCTTATGTCTACTTTGTAAATCCCTTGCAGTAATATCATTTAGAATGGTATAGCCAAAAACATATTGCAATGCTTCTTCTTCTGAAATATTTTTCCCTTTTTTGCCGATAACCACAGCTAATTCCCCTTCATAGTCTAGTTGATTCGTAATCTCTGAATGGGCTTGTATCGTAGTTAAATGCCCTGTGACTGTTGTTGTTGCCTTTGTAAATACCATTACATGCTCAGGAATGTCTGCTTCACTTCCCATTTCAATTGCGTGTTCACGATAATTCTTGCCTACACACATAATATTTTTTATTGGATGTGGAATTGGTGAAAGCCATTCGATCATATCCTTATTGACTAGATATGTATTTCTATCATTGCCCAAGTTCTCTATTGTTTGGTTAACTGAGCTAATAAAGGAATCTCCCTGCTTAATTCCCTCTATTAGTGTTAAAGGTAAGGTACCATCTTTTTTTGCCAACAAGGCAAGATTCATTATTTCATTAGATTGATCATCAAATACCCCATATTGCTCTGTTCCATTAATCTTAAAACTTAAAAATTTCATTTTCTCACCCCTTGATCCATTTATTTTGATTTTATAGCTTTTCCATAAGTTAGTAAACGCCATACTTTTTCAACAGGTCCATATTTAAACTTAATAAACCATAGCTCTGCTAGTACTACCTGTATGATATAGATTAATATAGCGAGCAGCATACTTGTTCCTAGTGTCAGCTTAGTATATAAACCCAATCCATAATGATAAAAAATCAATGTACCTACTATTGATTGAGTTAAATAAATTGTTAATGACATTCGACCAGCCGTAGCAAAAGGTTTGAAGAGTTTACTAAAATATTTATTTGTTAATAAAAGAATGATAAGTGAAATGTAAGCTAGGCTTAAAATCGTTCCTCCTAATGATTGCTGTATAAATTTATATGCAAGGTTAGAATCAATAACTACGGGTAATAGCTTTAAAAATAAGCCAATGATTGCTGAAAGAATTAATAAAACAAGCCACTTCTTCTTATCTATTTTCGTTTGAAGCCATTTAAGCTTCGCTGCACCTGCCCCAATCATCATTAATGG contains:
- a CDS encoding bifunctional diguanylate cyclase/phosphodiesterase — its product is MATSFQLIYENEGQLIKFINDHELAQYPTLLIQAYVSQMEGQELDTLRNTLLKHLPKAKLIGGNSRGEIIDGRVSERKPILTFTVFDKTNIHSNLFTIQEDTNGFQLGQTIVKELVNSETKVLIVLASHHYSLLNDVLSGIYEWSPDIHIVGGVMAEEASHHSFIVTQQGITSHGIAVASLDNQNLYVKTMVNADWQEIGSTFTVTKSKNQRIYEIDGKKPVQVLKTYLGQGFINRLPYSGLEFPLLIHRNGKKKEFFIKRIVDFGGIQVSDPIFEGEEITFAIPNIESQVNSSIKQLKNLKLQKIDSVFVFHSITRMKGIEGLTQFELKSLAMNAPVSGVFCNGEIAKRQGGFPQIFSHSMSYLAFSEAKEKSKMVPDLHYHMPDYAHTFVTLSNLINASSQDIKALNNEMKISEEQYRSLFNNNTDMIYSTDLRGNFTSMNPVFLKNLGYAQEELLGKSALKLVQEADVNRIKRHFHRTIDGKPQYYDIEIYTKNGKASYYHIKNIPITVNNECVGIYGIGRDITENLEFERKITQLANYDEETGLPNRNKFKEIIDRMLERAKKKKRTLAVLFVDFNRFNMINDALGHDAGDLFLKEMAVRIKNCLLTGAYVGRFGSDKFTILLTKNSSPEYVTSMCKLLLEAIQLPFKFQDKEFFITASIGVSMYPYDGYDSDILMKNADIALNRAKLQGGNEWIFFSDEMNDETIKRLELESDLRRALKNNELYLLYQPIVEKGTRKLITCEALIRWQHPQRGIVPPLEFIPIAEETGLIHSIGKWVLKTACKQVVDWHNEGLTDVSISINVSAFQFQNRWFIEEVKNALAYSGLHPNYLHLELTETVMLNDSQKTIEVMKALTNIGVKISIDDFGTGYSSLSYLKNLPIHILKIDRSFIQNLDVNTPDFAIVKSIMTMGHGLGLQVTAEGIETTQQLEILEGMNCDFLQGYFIEKPLFPDQLKEWLNHQHSIMI
- a CDS encoding alpha-amylase family glycosyl hydrolase, which produces MLKKVLAFCFTLLLLFYSVPVHAAGVEEQDWQDQMIYYLIVDRFNNGDSSNDKNVNALNPLGYQGGDFQGIIDKLDYLEDLGFTTVMLSPIFDNDDKGYDGSRIKDYYKTEEHFGSLKSFKKLVKEVHNRDMKIIIDFPTYQVSPENSLVQDSAKKDWFNGTTKDQLPVLNQENSQVKQYLIDAAKWWVNQTDIDGYFLSDADHFPESFWKEFSSTVKSKKSDLYLLGEVSSNSLIKNHEKAGFDGMMDHNLNQPMRDAFSNINQPIKPVLDIINQHKETYKNANLIGAFYDNPNMKRYTRDMVNNNLFPGTRWKLALTYLYTQPEIPIVYYGTEIAVDGGNAPENRQMMNFRADKELIDYMTMIGEIRQMQPALRRGTMKTIYDKDGMVVFKREYKGKINIVAINNTDKTQIVNISQDKLQDNKELRGLISGGIEREDNGVFKLALDRETSEIYNVVEKTGINYVMIAVLVAIWVAFILFVVTVRKRGKNKKVQ
- a CDS encoding fumarylacetoacetate hydrolase family protein → MKFLSFKINGTEQYGVFDDQSNEIMNLALLAKKDGTLPLTLIEGIKQGDSFISSVNQTIENLGNDRNTYLVNKDMIEWLSPIPHPIKNIMCVGKNYREHAIEMGSEADIPEHVMVFTKATTTVTGHLTTIQAHSEITNQLDYEGELAVVIGKKGKNISEEEALQYVFGYTILNDITARDLQSRHKQFFIGKSLDTSCPIGPWIVHHSAISSPNDLTITTKVNDEIRQNSNTKHFIFSIETIISTLSKGMTLEPGDIIATGTPSGVGKGFNPPKFLKKNDRIDISIEGIGTLTNKVQ
- a CDS encoding SDR family oxidoreductase, whose amino-acid sequence is MSNQQSKKTLPKQHQTQQPGVETEMNPIPKSINPGYKGSGKLSGKTAIITGGDSGIGKAVAIYFAKEGADIAICYLNEDQDAQNTKELVEKEGKKCLLIQGDLGDETHCKTAIKQVIEQFGKIDILVNNAAEQHPQQSILNITKEQLLRTFQTNIFSYFFMVQAALPHLKNGSSIINTASITAYGGNKQLIDYSSTKGAVVSFTRSLSLSLIGNGIRVNGVAPGPIWTPLIPSTFSSEQVEHFGADVPMSRPGQPFELAPAYVYLASDDSSYVSGQIIHVNGGTIING
- a CDS encoding YisL family protein, with product MYTTHAHVTTWVIAIILFVIAFALYKSGNTKGSKIVHMILRLFYILVIITGGILFFKFQSTFGPALYGMKLLGGLLVIGMMEMILTRIKKGKGTGLFWLLFIIFFVAVLYLGFVKLRMGLHPFG
- a CDS encoding DUF2777 family protein, whose product is MGQLQRMQLIEHQSRAFLEGVIENINDQWVFFDYETDEAMMLEHYIDQEIEIYFQHKWIKGILEEDGRLNHKNETIFLLDKMKVRMRKQIVFSLQMLLDEFDDDVFLQFLSTLNTLDFSIYDCIFCHNHLSFLDNLDKKQGVNILIFDNEESVVAVQHHFIYENEKQDRFEFTLSTGKRVVIDKMLK